Genomic segment of Salvia hispanica cultivar TCC Black 2014 chromosome 2, UniMelb_Shisp_WGS_1.0, whole genome shotgun sequence:
TCATTGGTGACCTCACTTCCAAAGCTGAAAGCTCCACCGTACAGGATGTAAGTGCTTTGCTACTGAGTTTTGAGTCAAGAATTGAAGCAGATAAGAATTCCTCTATAAATCTTGAAGGCTCGCAACCTACTGCTAATGTTGCTAACTCATTTGAGCCAAAGAAAGAAGGAGGATATCAACAGAGGGGGAACTTTCACAACTCTGGAAGAACACAAGGAAATAGAGGAGGATATGCCTTTAGAGGTAGAGGAGGCAGAGGAGGCAGGATCTCAAACAACCGCCTCATCTGTCAGCTTTGTCAAAAGCCTGGGCACTCGGCTGAAAGGTGTTGGTATAGGTATGAGCCGTCCAATGGTGGAGGACCTATATCCAGACAAAATCAGCAGTCACATCTTCATCAACAAAGTCCCTTTCATCCTTCGAAATCCTACTGCAAATGTAACACGTGCTCAGGGGCCAGCTCAGGGGCCACAAAGCTTTCAGTCTTCCCCTTCACTGTATTCACATTCTGTATCAGAATGTGGTTTTGATGTTAACTCAAA
This window contains:
- the LOC125207074 gene encoding uncharacterized protein LOC125207074 → MLLTHLSQRKKEDINRGGTFTTLEEHKEIEEDMPLEVEEAEEAGSQTTASSVSFVKSLGTRLKGVGIGMSRPMVEDLYPDKISSHIFINKVPFILRNPTANVTRAQGPAQGPQSFQSSPSLYSHSVSECGFDVNSNASWYPDSGATHHISNDLSNLNSSTEYLGGPGNQGGHSQRYS